The Paenibacillus wynnii DNA window TCATTCTTAATCATTGATACGATGCCTGTTCTATCCATGTTCATTACTTCCTTTGAGACCTTGAGTATGAAAAGTTGAGGGTATTATAGACAATTACATAAAAGAGTAAAAAGATCGTTATATCGAAAAATAATTTGAAAAAATCAAATTTCTCATCAAATAACTGGTAATCGAAACTAATTATTCTCGAAAATACTTTCGAAAATATGTAGGCTAAAACAATAGATGTCATTAATAATTTGTTTTTTTTCATAAAACGGTTCCTCCATACTAGTCATTAGAGCTGTGTGATCTATATATTTTATACAAATGAACGATCATATAAATATCCTCTGCTGTATATTTTCAAAATCTGAAAAGTATGATATGGCGATTCATTGAATGTCCTAATATTAAAAAAGCGGCTAATCCCTAAAGTCTAATTAAGACTTCTGAATTAGCCGCTTAAATTATTTCACCTATTTATAATCTACGGAGTTCATCCGCAAGAACAATTCAACACAGGCTTTCGCGCCGCCTGCGTCTCATCCAGACGGCTGATCTCCGTTGTATGAGGTGCGTTGATTACGACTTCCGGCGTTTCTTGTGCTTCCTTCACAATCTGGATCATCGTCTCGATGAAACCGTCGAGAGTTTCCTTGCTTTCGGTCTCCGTCGGCTCAATCATCATGCATTCTTCCACGGTCAGCGGAAAATACACGGTTGGCGGGTGGTAGCCGAAATCGAGCAGGCGCTTGGCGACATCCAGCGTGCGGACGCCATATTGCTTGAGGTTTTTGCCGGACATAACGAACTCATGCTTACATACACCCGGATAAGGAATCTCAAAGTATGGCGCTAAACGGTGCATCATATAGTTGGCGTTCAGCACAGCGTTCTCTGATACTTCACGAAGACCATCCGGTCCATAGGTGCGAATATAGGCGTAAGCACGGACTAGAATACCAAAGTTACCGTAAAAAGCCTTCACGCGACCAATCGATTCAGGGCCGCCGAAGTCGAGAGAGAAGCTGCCATCTTGCGTTTTAGCTACTGTAGGCTGTGGAAGGAAGGGAATTAGCCGTGACTTCACGCCGACGGGTCCAGCACCCGGACCACCGCCGCCATGCGGTGTACTCATCGTCTTGTGTAGATTCAAATGGACTACGTCAAAGCCCATGTCACCGGGACGGGTGATGCCCATAATTGCGTTGGAATTGGCTCCATCATAATAGAGTAAGCCGCCAGCTTCGTGCACAATAGCCGCAATCTCTACGATTTGCGTCTCGAACAACCCTAATGTACTTGGGTTAGTTAGCATAAGGGCTGCCGTATCGCTGCCAACTGCTGCTTTCAATGCTTCCAGGTCAACCATGCCTTTATTATTAGAAGGAATAGTTACCGTATCGAGCCCGGCTGCAGCTGCACTGGCAGGGTTGGTGCCGTGTGAGGAATCGGGCACAATGACTTTGGTACGGGTCTCGCCGCGACTTTCATGGTAAGCACGGATCATCATCAATCCGGTCCATTCGCCATGAGCACCTGCGGCAGGCTGGAGGGAGACGGCATCCATACCCGTCAACGATGCTAGATCATTTTGCAGGGTGTGCATCAGCTCAAGCGCTCCTTGGATGCTTTCTTCCGGTTGATACGGATGAATCTTAGCCAGACCGGGGAAGCGGGCAACATCCTCATTGATCTTCGGATTATATTTCATCGTACAGGAACCAAGCGGATAAAAACCGTTGTCTACACCAAAGTTGCGGCGTGAAAGAGCGGTGTAGTGGCGAATCACATCAACTTCAGACACTTCAGGGAGTACTACTGGCTGACTGCGCAGGAGTCCTGTTGGAATTAAGGATTCGATACTTTCGTCTTGCGGTACATCGCACTGTGGCAGGGAATAGGCCGAACGGCCGGGACGGCTTAATTCAAAAATCAGAGTTTGTTCCGGTTTCATACACAGCCCTCCAATGCGTTTGCGAATTGGTCAATTTCGGTCTTGCTTCTCTTTTCAGTTACGGCAATCAGCATATGTCCGGCCAGTTCAGGATAATCTCGACCGAGATCGTAGCCGCCGAGATAGCCTTCCTTAAGCAGCTTGGAATTAATGGACTTCACATTGCTTCCTTCAGGAAGCTTCAATACAAATTCATTGAAGAAAGGAGAAGAGAAGGTGCGTTCAGCACCACTTAACTCGCTTAGCTTCTCTGCGGCATAATGACTTTTACGTATATTTAGCTCACCAACCTCGCGCATGCCTTCCTTGCCCATAACGGATAAGTAGACAGAAGCGCAAAGCGCCAGCAGCGCCTGATTGGAACAAATGTTGGAAGTCGCTTTCTCACGGCGGATATGCTGCTCCCGCGCTTGTAGAGTCAGAACGAAGCCGCGCTTGCCATTACGGTCAACGGTCTGACCTACGATACGTCCCGGCATACGGCGCATCAGCGGTTCGGCTACGGCGAAGAAACCGCAGGTTGGGCCGCCGAGTGAAGCCGGGATGCCGAGCGGTTGCGCATCACCAACAACGATGTCGGCTCCCAGCTTGCCCGGGGTTTCCAGAACACCGAGGGCAATCGGATTCGCGCTGACGACAAGCAAACCTTTCACCGCATGAATTAAGGGCTCGATCGCGCTCAAATCCTCTATGCTGCCGAAGAAATTCGGTGATTGCATCAGCACGGCCGCTGTATCGCCATCTATAGCTTCAGCCAATTTTGCCAGATCGGTAACTCCGTCTTTATAGTCAATCTCTATGACATCCAATCCCCAGGCATTGGCTGAAGTGCGTAATACCTGCCGTGCTTCCGGATGGACTGTGCGTGAGACAATTAGTTTTTTGCGTTTCGTGGCACCAGCCGCAAGAACTGCTGCTTCAGAGAAGGCAGTGGCCCCATCATACATACTGGCGTTGGCTACCTTCATGCCGGTCAGCTCACAGATATAGGATTGGAATTCAAAAATCGCCTGCAGCTCCCCTTGGCTAATCTCCGGCTGGTAGGGAGTATAGGCCGTATAGAATTCGGAGCGGGAAATCACATGGTTAATGACAACCGGAATGTGGTGATCATAGAGCCCGGCACCCAGAAAGCTTGCGTGGGTGTCAAAGTTCGCATTTGCATCAGCCAGCTTTTTCATATGGCGCAGCAGCGCGTATTCATCAAGGGCTTCCGACATCGGCATTGTTCCTTGATAGCGGACGGCTTGAGGGATATCCGTGAATAGCTCTTCCATGGATTGAATCCCGACGGTTTCCATCATCTCTTTGCGGTCTTGTTCAGTCATCGGCAGATAACGGTGCTTCATTGCGGATTCACTCCTTGGCTTTTTTTATAAAAAGGGGCCTTAATCACGACAGCCTTCAACTGCTTACCTCTAATTTCCACATAAACCTCTGTGCCTAGTTCACTGTAAGCTGAATCCAGCAATGCCAGCCCTAAATTGCGTTTAAGCGTGGGGGACTGGGTTCCTGTAGTGACTTCTCCAACTTTCACTCCATCGGCGTATACGGGATAATGCGAGCGCGGAATGCCACGGTCAATCATTTCCAGACCCACGAGGCGGCGGGGGAGACCTGCTTCTTTTTGCTGCAAAAGAGCGTCACGCCCGATGAAATCGGCATTGTCCAGCTTCACAAAGAACTGAACTCCAGCTTCGAGGGGCGTGATATCGGCGGAAAGTTCCTGTCCGTACAAAGGGAGTTTTGCTTCAAAACGCAGCGTGTCGCGCGCGCCCAGACCGGCAGGCGTAAGGCCATGCGGAGCACCAGCAGCCAGCAGACCGTTCCACAACGTTTCGGCAGTATCAAGAGGCGCATAGATTTCAAAACCGTCCTCGCCGGTATATCCAGTACGGGATAGGAGAACCTCTACTCCGCAGACGCTGGCTTTTTCGATGAAATGGAATGGTCTGAGCTCAGCCAAGGAAACATCGGTTACTGAAGCGAGAATTTTTTCAGCCAAGGGTCCTTGCAATGCCAGCAGCAGCGTCTCGTCAGAGACATTGGTAAGTGTTACATCACCGAAGTCGGCGGTTAGGTGTTCCTGCAGCCATTGAAAATCCTTGTCGATGTTGGAAGCATTCACAACAAGCATGTAACGGCCTTCTCCCAAACGATACACGAGCAGATCGTCAACCACACCACCATCCGGATAACAAAGAAGCGTATACTGTGCACCTCCATCGAGGAGACGGGTAACATCGTTGGTCGTCATTTTTTGAATAAAAGATTCCGCTCCTGCCCCTGACACCATGAACTCGCCCATATGCGATACATCGAACAGGCCGGCCTTTTGCCGAACCGCCTCATGTTCCTTCACGATACCTGTAAACTGCACCGGCAGCTCCCAGCCTCCGAAATCAATACATCTGGACTCCGGAAAAGCGGAGTAGAGGTCATAAAAAGGCGTTCTTTTCAAAGTATCCATGTCGTCACTCCTCTTGGTCTGATTCCATACAAAAAAGGACAGGCAGAAGAGAGATATGCAAAACTCGCATATGATCATCTTCCGCTCTGTCCTTTGTACCTGAGAGTTACCCTGTTCCACTTGAGTGGGCAGGTTTCCCCGTTGGTGATCGGCGTGTTAGTAACACCCAATGCTCTCCAGAGATGCGTCCGGCAAAGGTCCTTTTGCCTGAGAGATTCACCCATCCCGGGCTTACTCCTTCGGCGCCGTCTTCAAGAGACAGTCTCTCCCTATGCCATCATTCGCAACAACGTTTATATTCTACTGACTCCATTAAAACGGGTAGACTCCTCTGCTGTCAACAAAAAAACGTCAAAAAGATGACATATTTAAAATTCCTGTCAGCTATATTGACATTGAGAGGCGCGATAACTTAGGCTATAACTAATTTTACAACTCCAATTTCGGAAAAGAGGCGGCTAGGGAATGAGTGAAGTCTTAGACAATCTACTATACAGTGATGAACATGAATGGGCACAGCAAGCAGAAGGACGCGTAGTGCGGATAGGGATCACGGATCATGCTCAGCATTTGCTCGGTGACATCGTGTTTGTGGAGTTTCCTGAGGTAGGGGCTAGTATAACTGCAGGCGACAGCGTAGGCAGCATCGAGTCCGTGAAGACGGTATCTGAATTATATTCCCCGATAACGGGAACGGTGACCAAGATTAACGAAACCTTGGAGACCAGTCCGGAGCTTATTAATGATCAGCCTTACGGCGGCGGATGGATTTTTGAAGTGGAAATTGAGGGCGAATTGGCGGACGTGGCGGGTCATTTGCTAGATGCTGCTGCTTATCGGGCTTTGGTTGGAGAGTAACTATTTGTTGTAGTAATAAGAAAAATCAGGACTAAACAGGACTAAACAGGACTCTACATGACTAAACAGGACTCTACATGACTAAACAGGACTCTACATGACTAAACAGGACTATACATGACTAAACAGGACACTAGGAGGGATTTCCTCTTAAAGTCCTGTTTTTTTAATTCTGGAGAGAGCTGAAATCCTGCACAGCGTACAACAATTCAGCGTCTGGGACCCCGGCGTAGGCTGAAATCCTGCACAACGTACAACAATTCAGCGTCTGGGACCCCGGCGTAGGCTGAAATCCTGCACAACGTACAACAATTCAGCGTCTGAGACCCCGGCGTAGGCTGAAATCCTGCACAACGTACACATTTCAGTGTCTGAGACCCCGGCGCAGGCTGAAATCCTGCACAACGTACAACATTTCAGCGTCTGAAACCCCGGTGTAGGCTGAAATCCTGCACAACGTACAACAATTCAGCGTCTGGGACCCTGGCGTAGGCTGAAATCCTGCACAACGTACAACAATTCAGCGTCTGGGACCCCGGCGCAGGCTGAAATCCTGCACAACGTACAACAATTCAGCGCCTGGGACCCCGGCGTAGGCTGAAATCCTGCACAACGTACAACAATTCAGCGTCTGGGACCCCGGCGCAGGCTGAAATCCTGCACAACGTACAAAAATCCGCAGCCGTATGCCCCTCATTTTCCAGAGCTGCAATTTACTCTACCTCTTGCAATTGCCGCAGCACAATAATCTCTACACGGCGGTTTTTTTGGCGTCCGGCTTCAGTTGTATTACTTGAGGCTGGGCGTGTATCTGCATATCCTGCATATTGGAATTCATCTGGATTTAGATTCTGTTTTTCCAGGAAAAAGCGCAATACGGACAGCGCACGGGCACCGGACAGCTCCCAGTTATCCTTATATTCAGACGAGGATAATACAGACGTATTATCCGTATGACCTTCAATGCTGACTACCGCACCAATTCCATTGAATAAGCCGGACAGTTTCTGAAGCGCAGGGAGGGAAGGAGACTTCAGCGCGGCATCACCGACGTCGAACAGGAAGCGGTCACTGAGTGTTATCGCGATACCTTGAGGCTTATCTTCTACAAATATTTGATCTTCCAAGTTATTATCCTGTACATATTTCGTGATGACTCCGACCAATTCGGCAAGCTGAGTTTCCTGCTCTTTAAAAGCAAGCTCGCGAGCCGTAGGCTCAGCAATCTCTTCAGGATCTTCAGCAGCAGCACCGCTCCCCGCAGGACTCTGCCCACTGATCCCAGGACCTTCACCAGTCCCCGTAGGACTCTGCTCACTCCCCGCAGAACCACCAGTCACACTCCCTGAATGATTTCCAGTACTCCCACCAGATGCATTACCCGATGACTGCCCTACTGCAGCTCCCGAATTGCTTGCCGGAGTCTGCCCTTGTGCAGGGTCAAGGATGCCTGTTCCCCCGTCCAGCGCAGGATTTCCGGATCCGAAGGTTTGGGATAACGAATCCGTTACGATCCCGTATTTGTTGCCGTCCAAGCTGCTCATCGCGTATAGAATGACGAAAAAAATCAATAGCAATGTAATCAGATCCGCGTAGGTAATCATCCAACGATCTCTGACTTCCTGTACAGGACCCCGTGTATTTCTGCGTCCCCGCTGTCTCATAGGAACCCTCTTTTTACGTCGTCAAGTTCCTCGGACCGGGAGTCAGATAGAAACGAACCCAGCTTTTTTCGGATGAGCATTGGATGTTCTCCATTTTGTAGGGCAAGGATGCCGACGAGCAGCATTTCCAGTACATGTATATTGCTCTGACCACGCAATTTAATTTTGGAAGCAATGGGTAAAAAAATAAGATTAGCACTAGCTACACCATATAGGGTTGCGGTAAAAGCAACAGCGATAGCGGGGCCGAGATGGGAGGGATCCGTTAGATTGCCCAAGACACGAATAAGGCCCATAACGGTACCGATAATGCCCATAGTGGGTGCGTATCCACCAGCGGCTTCGAAAATTTTGCTGTAGCCCTCATATTTCAACTCTATAGCGTCCATTTCTAGCTCAAGAATCTGCCGAACCTGATCCGGATCAGTCCCGTCCACGACCAGTTGCAGTCCTTCCCGTGTAAAATAATGGGGATGCTCTTCAGCCTTCTGCTCCAGTGCCAAAACACCGCCACGACGCGTCATAGCAGCCAAAGCAATGATTTCTTCTACCTTCTCTGATCTGTCTTCCTTATGACGTCCAAAGGCCAACCGAAGAGCAGCGGGGATCGAACGTAGCTTGGAGGCGGGGAAACTGATCAAAATCGCGGCAAGCGTACCGCCA harbors:
- a CDS encoding flagellar motor protein, giving the protein MDITSVIGILAGLAALIGGFFWEGGSLSGLFQPNAALIVFGGTLAAILISFPASKLRSIPAALRLAFGRHKEDRSEKVEEIIALAAMTRRGGVLALEQKAEEHPHYFTREGLQLVVDGTDPDQVRQILELEMDAIELKYEGYSKIFEAAGGYAPTMGIIGTVMGLIRVLGNLTDPSHLGPAIAVAFTATLYGVASANLIFLPIASKIKLRGQSNIHVLEMLLVGILALQNGEHPMLIRKKLGSFLSDSRSEELDDVKRGFL
- the gcvT gene encoding glycine cleavage system aminomethyltransferase GcvT, giving the protein MDTLKRTPFYDLYSAFPESRCIDFGGWELPVQFTGIVKEHEAVRQKAGLFDVSHMGEFMVSGAGAESFIQKMTTNDVTRLLDGGAQYTLLCYPDGGVVDDLLVYRLGEGRYMLVVNASNIDKDFQWLQEHLTADFGDVTLTNVSDETLLLALQGPLAEKILASVTDVSLAELRPFHFIEKASVCGVEVLLSRTGYTGEDGFEIYAPLDTAETLWNGLLAAGAPHGLTPAGLGARDTLRFEAKLPLYGQELSADITPLEAGVQFFVKLDNADFIGRDALLQQKEAGLPRRLVGLEMIDRGIPRSHYPVYADGVKVGEVTTGTQSPTLKRNLGLALLDSAYSELGTEVYVEIRGKQLKAVVIKAPFYKKSQGVNPQ
- the gcvPB gene encoding aminomethyl-transferring glycine dehydrogenase subunit GcvPB, with product MKPEQTLIFELSRPGRSAYSLPQCDVPQDESIESLIPTGLLRSQPVVLPEVSEVDVIRHYTALSRRNFGVDNGFYPLGSCTMKYNPKINEDVARFPGLAKIHPYQPEESIQGALELMHTLQNDLASLTGMDAVSLQPAAGAHGEWTGLMMIRAYHESRGETRTKVIVPDSSHGTNPASAAAAGLDTVTIPSNNKGMVDLEALKAAVGSDTAALMLTNPSTLGLFETQIVEIAAIVHEAGGLLYYDGANSNAIMGITRPGDMGFDVVHLNLHKTMSTPHGGGGPGAGPVGVKSRLIPFLPQPTVAKTQDGSFSLDFGGPESIGRVKAFYGNFGILVRAYAYIRTYGPDGLREVSENAVLNANYMMHRLAPYFEIPYPGVCKHEFVMSGKNLKQYGVRTLDVAKRLLDFGYHPPTVYFPLTVEECMMIEPTETESKETLDGFIETMIQIVKEAQETPEVVINAPHTTEISRLDETQAARKPVLNCSCG
- a CDS encoding OmpA/MotB family protein; amino-acid sequence: MRQRGRRNTRGPVQEVRDRWMITYADLITLLLIFFVILYAMSSLDGNKYGIVTDSLSQTFGSGNPALDGGTGILDPAQGQTPASNSGAAVGQSSGNASGGSTGNHSGSVTGGSAGSEQSPTGTGEGPGISGQSPAGSGAAAEDPEEIAEPTARELAFKEQETQLAELVGVITKYVQDNNLEDQIFVEDKPQGIAITLSDRFLFDVGDAALKSPSLPALQKLSGLFNGIGAVVSIEGHTDNTSVLSSSEYKDNWELSGARALSVLRFFLEKQNLNPDEFQYAGYADTRPASSNTTEAGRQKNRRVEIIVLRQLQEVE
- the gcvPA gene encoding aminomethyl-transferring glycine dehydrogenase subunit GcvPA, translating into MKHRYLPMTEQDRKEMMETVGIQSMEELFTDIPQAVRYQGTMPMSEALDEYALLRHMKKLADANANFDTHASFLGAGLYDHHIPVVINHVISRSEFYTAYTPYQPEISQGELQAIFEFQSYICELTGMKVANASMYDGATAFSEAAVLAAGATKRKKLIVSRTVHPEARQVLRTSANAWGLDVIEIDYKDGVTDLAKLAEAIDGDTAAVLMQSPNFFGSIEDLSAIEPLIHAVKGLLVVSANPIALGVLETPGKLGADIVVGDAQPLGIPASLGGPTCGFFAVAEPLMRRMPGRIVGQTVDRNGKRGFVLTLQAREQHIRREKATSNICSNQALLALCASVYLSVMGKEGMREVGELNIRKSHYAAEKLSELSGAERTFSSPFFNEFVLKLPEGSNVKSINSKLLKEGYLGGYDLGRDYPELAGHMLIAVTEKRSKTEIDQFANALEGCV
- the gcvH gene encoding glycine cleavage system protein GcvH → MSEVLDNLLYSDEHEWAQQAEGRVVRIGITDHAQHLLGDIVFVEFPEVGASITAGDSVGSIESVKTVSELYSPITGTVTKINETLETSPELINDQPYGGGWIFEVEIEGELADVAGHLLDAAAYRALVGE